The Bacillus sp. NEB1478 genome contains the following window.
ACTGGGGAACACTAATAGAAGAAACATTGAAAAAATTTTTGGTAAAATTGAAGGGTTTTTGAATGACACAACACCCACAATATGGTAATTTTTAAGGATACGTGTATATCTTCACAGAACGGGTATAGAAATAGAATAATTAAATTGTTTGATAATTGATAAAGGAGTAGTTCGTAGTGCGATTAATAAAAGAGAATATTTTGGCATTATGTCTTCTCCTCTCAATCCCTTTACTAAGTATCATTTATGGTGTGTTAAACAATGGGGAGCGTGGAGCAAGACAACTTATCACTGCAGTAGATCACAAAATCCCATTTATAGAGATTTTTGTGGTTCCCTATTTATTATGGTATGCGTTTATTTTTTTGATGTTTGTTTATTTATGTGTATTTGATCGAGCGATTTATTACAAGACCTTATTAAGTTTTTGCATCGGTATGCTTACTTGTTATGCTGTATACTTCTTTTTTCAGACGACTGTCCCCCGCCCTGATTTAAATGGAGATGGGATTATTACTGGCATGGTTAAATATGTATATGGGGCCGACCAGCCTTTTAACTGTTTTCCGAGTATCCATGTTCTTACCAGTTATTTAATGATTTTGGCGATACGCCACAGTAAAACATGGACCATTAAAAAAGACTTTTTCGTTTCAACGATTTCATTCAGTATTATCCTATCGACTTTATTTCTTAAACAGCATGTCGTATTAGATGCTGTTGCAGGTATTTTACTCGGAAGCTTACTTTTCAAACTTTTTTATTACTTGGAAGCAGAAATGGTTTTTTCATTTTTCAAACGGTTGTTTAAAGCTAAATTGCCTAGCTCAGAAAAAAGTTAAACATTTCGCAAAAAGAACAGCTCAATGTGATTCTATCACTTTGAGCTGTTTTTTATTTGCTCTGAACATCGTTGTTGAAATTGCAAAGAAAATCTGTGACACTTCTGCGGAAAAACGTGCATCCGAGATCCCGCAGGAGGTACGACGAGGAGACTTGGCGGTTCGTCAGTGGAAAGGAATTGGATTTTCTGACCTTCAAGAATTATCAACACTATCAATTAACAGAGCTTTTTATTAAATATTAAGAAAGGTGTTTTTGTTTTTAGCGGTATTATTATCAATTTTTGAGTTAGGCATATCTCTAAAAATGATGAAATAAAGATATAAATGGGAAGGAGTGATACCAATGAATCATAGAAATGCTGATCCAGAAGCAGTGAATCGTACGGACAAATCGATGCATGAGCTTTGCAAGCAGCATATGTATTATCACGTTATCGCACAAACGAGCGGTGGTCAGCAAGTGGAAGGAATTATTACGGATTTGGATCATAAAAATGTTTACATGCTAGTCCCGCAATACATGATGCCTGCTGATGAAGAACAGCAGGGTGCACAGCAGCAACCCGAAGAGCAGATGACTCTGCAAAGCGCCCAGCAGTCTGGCCAAGTAAGCCAACAAATACAGCGTCAATGGAATGGCGGCCCGCATTATCGAAGGTATTACCGACAGATATTCCCAGTTTCTACAATTGTTGCACTATCACTTTATCCATTGTACTACACACCTTATCCATATCCAGCATACCCATCCCCTTATTCTTATCCATATTATCCATATTAAAAAAATGATGGCCTGATAAGAATTCAGGCGTTTTTTTTATTTTTAATGATTTTAACCTTATAGAAACGGGAAGAGTAATATCGTCGTTAAATTTAAGGAGGTAGATTATTTTGGCTAATGTTTTAGTTGTTTATTACAGTTCATATGGACACATTCATGAAATGGCTCTGGCAGCTGCTGAAGGTGCCAAGCAGGTAGAAGGTGCAGAAGTTAAAGTCGTAAAAGTTCCAGAATTTGAAATAACGAAAAAATATATGTCACAGCAGGATGCATATGTTAAAGCTCAAGAAGCTCAGGAAGATATTCCGGAGGCTACACTTGATGATTTAAAATGGGCTGATGGAATCGTTTGGGGGATACCAACGAGATATGGCATGATGCCTGCACAGATGAAGCAGCTTCTGGACTCTGCTGGAGGTCTTTGGGCAAATGGAGATCTTGAAGGTAAAGCAACAGCGGTTATTACAAGCTCGAATACGATTCATGGCGGACAGGAATCCACAGCTATTACTTCATTTGTTCCGTTGATGCATTTTGGAATGATCTATGTAGGTCTCCCTTACGGCGAAAATCCAGAACAGATGACGGCCGATGGTATCGGCGGTTCACCGTATGCTGCATCAACTGTTGCGGGAGCTGACGGAAGCAAACAGCCAGCTGATGGTGAAAAACAAATGGCCTCACGATTAGGAGCACGAGTTGCAAAAGTTGCAAAAGCACTAAAAGGAAACATCTAATTTGTAACTGGACAAGCTTTCTATAAAATAGGGGTCTGTCCCGGGGTCAGACCCGGGACAGACCCCTTCTTTATATAGAACGTTTATTAGTTTTTAACATCATAGCCTTGCTCTTCTACTGCTTCACGCATTTCCGCAACCGTTACTTTGGACAAATCCACTTCTACATCAACTTTACCTGATTCAAGATGAACCACTACGTTTTTAACACCATCCAGCTCAGTTAATGCTTTAGTTACCGCACTTTTACAATGTCCGCAAGTCATACCTTCTACATTGAATGTTTTCATTTCCATTTTAATTTCCTCCTAATTTTGTTTTAAACTTACTCGTTTTAATTTGCTTATATTCTCAACTTTTTTACAATTCCATAAATCCCTATCAGTGCGATTACCCCTAAGATTATCTTTCCTTCCCTATTCCACTCAGTTATATTGTATACCGAGTAAGCTTCCAGAATAAGAGCTGGAATTTTCCCCAGTGAGCTGCCTGCTGTAAATATTCCTATAGAAACGGTGCCAATCGCGCCTGCAAAAGTAACAAGACCAGATGGGACGAATGGCAGCAGACGCAATGAAAAGATTAAGGTAAAAGCTTCTTTCCCTCGAGCATTCAGCAGTTTTACCACCCGGGGGTACTTCATCAGCTTTTGTCTGGACACGCTCTGAAATCCTTTTCTGTATAAAGCAAAAGAAACGACCGCTCCAAGTGCCTCTCCAATAAAAGAAACAGCCGTTCCGTACCAAAATCCAAAGAACAGAATATTTGCAGCTGTTATAAAAACGGATGGGACAATACCCAACACAGCAATTATGATATTTATGAAAAGGGAGACCGCCACTGCCCACTCACTGTATTCATTAAAAAAAGTTAAGATTGAATCCGTCACTATGTATCGCCCCCACATTGGTTAACATCAACAAAGTTTATGGTACTAAAAAAACCATGCATCTGCATGATTTTAGATCGGTATTATTATGAAGAGCTGGTTCACCTCATACCTTGAAGGAAAATTCATGTATACTGCTTAAAAAAGCTTATAAAAACGAAAAAAATCAGAAAATAAGGTAGAAAATGTTTATTTTCATCTTCCATTTTAATATAATAGGATCTTTCTGCCTGACAATAAATACTCTCCACGCCATATATCCACAGTAAACCTTATTTATTCCACAGTAATCGCTCATATATCCACGAAAATAAAGCATAATTCCACGTTAATTTTGATTTAACCACGAACCGACATGCTTCGACGCGATCATACTCCTCTACCCCGACAACAATCTATTACGATCATTTTTTCCTTTTCACTAAATAGCTTAAAACTAAATAAACAATTCCCATACACAAAATGAAGATTTCGTTATTAAATCCCAACGCCCCGAACGAAACGAAAAAGGTTATGACTGAACCGATACCAATGATAAAACAGAATCCCATATAAGACTTTTTCCAAGCTTTACTTTTTAGCTTATAAGATCCAAAGGCTGTAATTAAACCGCATAGAAGAAGTATACAAAAAACCATCAAAACGGAACTGCCCATTGAAGAATTATCCGGTGTACCATTTAATGCTTTTGATAAACTCATTCCGATTAAAGACAAGATGCCAAATCCGATTGCTCCAATGATTGTTAACACACCTAAGGTCACACCTACCGTTTTTGTATATCCATACTCTTGCATCTGCCCGCCTCTTTTCTTTTTTTTCATCGTCACATTATGCAGATTGTTCTTTTGCTCTTTTTAACCGCTGAACTTTACCGTAAGTCAATGACCTCCAAACCCACTCAAATGGACCAAAGTAATAATTAGCAAGCCACCATTTCGAAAACACAACTTGAACACCGAAAATAATAAATGCAAAACATACGCCAACTAACGGACCATACTTTCCATACAGACCAAATCCATAGCTATAAAAAATAGTTGTTGCGACTATTGATTGTGTTAAATAATTCGTAAACGCCATCCTGCCTGTAAAACGGAATAAGTTAAACAAACGTTTAAACTTTCCATGTCTATTGAGAAGAACAATCGAACAAATATAAAAGATACTCATCATCGGACCGCCAAATTCATATCCCCAGGACATTACCGTGTCATAGTGCCAATCTTCGCCTTTATAACCAAACCATAGTATAGGCAGCAGCTTGCTTCCTGCCCCTAAGATCATCGTAGCAAACCAAAGCTTCCACAACGTTCTGTTTGAAAAAGTACGCTTTTTAGCCGCATATGCTCCCCAAAGAAACATCGGCAGCAGCCCTGCTATAAAAAATGGCAGAAAGCTGTTTAAATCTGTCCATTCTCGTATACGTTCTGACGTAATTTCTCCAAATGTTCCTTCACTATAAATTTGTACCGATTGTTTAATTTCTGAAAGGTAATGCGCGTTTGACGCTGCCTGTTCACTTAATGCAGTCCCGCTAGCCCAGTAGAAATAAGTAAGGCTGGTCATAAACAAACCGTACAGAACGAGGAGCACTATTCCTGCGATCAGCAAAAACTTAGGCGGCAGCTTATAAAATAAAAGCATCAGCAATCCAACGATCGAATACGTAATCAGAATATCTCCGTACCAAAAAAGGACGACATGAAGAATTCCAAATGCCAGCAAAACGAATTGCCGTCTGATCCAAACTGTAACAAAACCTTTATCGTTTTCTGCCGCTCTTTCGGCCATCAATATCATTCCAAATCCAAACAAAAACGAAAACATTGTAATGAAATTTCCTTGAACAAAAAAGTCCAGTAAAATATTCGTCCAAATGTGATAAGGCTGATCAAAAAATTCATAACTTAAGCTTCTGACCGGATCATCTGGACCCGAAAAAGATTTCATATTAACGAGTAAAATACCAAAAATGGCGATTCCTCTTAAAATATCTAACGATTCTATCCGCTGTTTTTCACCAATCGGAGCCCACTTCATATATATAACCACTCATATTTTTGCATATTTTCACTCCTCTTTGATTTATTTTACCTTAAAAAGGCAAAAAAGTTAGAATACGATTCATTTTTTGCTATCCTATAAAGAACAGAGTAAGGGAATCGGGAAGGATGAAGACCGTTTTGAAAAAGTACATGCTAACTGTAATATCTGTTGTTTCGATTTTGGCTACCGTTATATGGCTGCTCGGTTTAGGATGGACACTGCAGGATCAGTTCACTGCCAATAAACAATTAATGAAACCAGAAGAAAAAATAGAATCAGCCATCCAAAAAAAGGATGATAATAACTTAAACATTTTCGCTTTAGGCGATTCTTTAACGCGAGGAACAGGCGATGCTGACAGTAAAGGATATGCTGGCTACCTTGCAGACATCATAAAGAAAAAGTCAGACAAAGATGTCAACCTTATCAATACAGCTGTTAAAGGGGAGAAATCACAGGGGCTTCTCAGGCAGC
Protein-coding sequences here:
- a CDS encoding phosphatase PAP2 family protein, with translation MRLIKENILALCLLLSIPLLSIIYGVLNNGERGARQLITAVDHKIPFIEIFVVPYLLWYAFIFLMFVYLCVFDRAIYYKTLLSFCIGMLTCYAVYFFFQTTVPRPDLNGDGIITGMVKYVYGADQPFNCFPSIHVLTSYLMILAIRHSKTWTIKKDFFVSTISFSIILSTLFLKQHVVLDAVAGILLGSLLFKLFYYLEAEMVFSFFKRLFKAKLPSSEKS
- the wrbA gene encoding NAD(P)H:quinone oxidoreductase produces the protein MANVLVVYYSSYGHIHEMALAAAEGAKQVEGAEVKVVKVPEFEITKKYMSQQDAYVKAQEAQEDIPEATLDDLKWADGIVWGIPTRYGMMPAQMKQLLDSAGGLWANGDLEGKATAVITSSNTIHGGQESTAITSFVPLMHFGMIYVGLPYGENPEQMTADGIGGSPYAASTVAGADGSKQPADGEKQMASRLGARVAKVAKALKGNI
- the copZ gene encoding copper chaperone CopZ, encoding MEMKTFNVEGMTCGHCKSAVTKALTELDGVKNVVVHLESGKVDVEVDLSKVTVAEMREAVEEQGYDVKN
- a CDS encoding VTT domain-containing protein is translated as MTDSILTFFNEYSEWAVAVSLFINIIIAVLGIVPSVFITAANILFFGFWYGTAVSFIGEALGAVVSFALYRKGFQSVSRQKLMKYPRVVKLLNARGKEAFTLIFSLRLLPFVPSGLVTFAGAIGTVSIGIFTAGSSLGKIPALILEAYSVYNITEWNREGKIILGVIALIGIYGIVKKLRI
- a CDS encoding DUF418 domain-containing protein, with amino-acid sequence MKWAPIGEKQRIESLDILRGIAIFGILLVNMKSFSGPDDPVRSLSYEFFDQPYHIWTNILLDFFVQGNFITMFSFLFGFGMILMAERAAENDKGFVTVWIRRQFVLLAFGILHVVLFWYGDILITYSIVGLLMLLFYKLPPKFLLIAGIVLLVLYGLFMTSLTYFYWASGTALSEQAASNAHYLSEIKQSVQIYSEGTFGEITSERIREWTDLNSFLPFFIAGLLPMFLWGAYAAKKRTFSNRTLWKLWFATMILGAGSKLLPILWFGYKGEDWHYDTVMSWGYEFGGPMMSIFYICSIVLLNRHGKFKRLFNLFRFTGRMAFTNYLTQSIVATTIFYSYGFGLYGKYGPLVGVCFAFIIFGVQVVFSKWWLANYYFGPFEWVWRSLTYGKVQRLKRAKEQSA